The following coding sequences are from one Vibrio syngnathi window:
- the flgC gene encoding flagellar basal body rod protein FlgC, whose protein sequence is MSLFNVFNVTGSAMSAESVRLNTTSSNLANADSVSSSAKDTYKARHAVFGAELNQARNSGHTVPVKVLGIVESDKPLSAEYNPDHPLANDEGYIYKPNVNVMEEMANMISASRAYQTNVQVADSSKQMLLRTLQMGQ, encoded by the coding sequence ATGAGCTTATTTAATGTATTCAATGTGACTGGTTCTGCTATGAGTGCTGAATCTGTTCGTCTAAATACTACCTCAAGCAACCTTGCTAACGCAGACAGTGTAAGTAGTTCTGCTAAAGACACTTACAAGGCTCGCCACGCAGTGTTTGGCGCTGAGTTAAATCAGGCACGTAATAGTGGTCACACTGTGCCAGTGAAAGTATTAGGTATTGTAGAAAGCGATAAGCCGCTGAGCGCGGAGTACAACCCAGATCACCCATTAGCGAACGACGAAGGCTATATCTATAAGCCTAACGTGAACGTTATGGAAGAAATGGCAAACATGATTTCAGCATCACGTGCGTACCAAACAAACGTACAGGTTGCTGACTCGAGTAAACAAATGCTGCTGCGTACGCTGCAGATGGGTCAATAA
- the flgD gene encoding flagellar hook assembly protein FlgD: protein MAGINNVGQSGLSYVDQLKSLQDGAKKPDETTGKQDLKQDDFLSLLTKQLAQQDPFKPVSNDQMIAQMASFATVDGIGKMNTQFENLNSSMTSNQALQASSLVGRDVLVPGAAGVKQGDGGMAAMVKLPQAMDNVMVRVENEVGQLVRTFDIGSKPSGDTRVEWDGKDEDGNPLPAGKYNVKASGLLEGENTEFQVSSYANVNSVLLGKGDGNVLLNLAGFTSPVRLAEVLEVGKA from the coding sequence ATGGCTGGAATCAACAATGTTGGTCAAAGCGGCTTGTCCTATGTTGACCAGCTGAAGAGTCTTCAAGATGGTGCTAAGAAGCCCGATGAAACAACAGGTAAGCAGGATCTTAAACAAGATGACTTCTTATCTTTGTTAACTAAGCAACTTGCACAACAAGACCCTTTTAAGCCGGTTAGCAATGACCAGATGATTGCGCAAATGGCTTCATTTGCGACCGTAGATGGCATTGGGAAAATGAATACACAGTTTGAAAACTTGAATTCATCAATGACCTCTAACCAAGCACTGCAGGCATCCTCTTTGGTTGGCCGTGACGTATTGGTTCCTGGAGCGGCAGGTGTGAAACAAGGTGATGGCGGTATGGCGGCAATGGTTAAGCTTCCTCAGGCAATGGACAATGTAATGGTCCGTGTTGAGAACGAAGTTGGCCAATTGGTTCGCACTTTTGATATCGGCTCAAAACCATCGGGTGACACACGTGTTGAGTGGGACGGAAAAGACGAAGACGGTAATCCATTGCCGGCCGGTAAATACAACGTGAAAGCGTCGGGTTTATTGGAAGGTGAGAACACAGAGTTTCAAGTGTCGAGTTATGCGAACGTGAACAGTGTGCTTCTTGGTAAAGGCGATGGCAACGTACTACTCAATCTGGCTGGTTTTACATCGCCAGTACGACTTGCTGAAGTACTAGAAGTTGGTAAAGCGTAG